A DNA window from Pseudodesulfovibrio thermohalotolerans contains the following coding sequences:
- a CDS encoding ChaN family lipoprotein, with protein MIENAQRPASTRVLCFCLSGLLLALGACVRTAPGTQSDMMTPPLSVTFLPQKGDFISNTGAPMPLAEVVAEARGYDYILIGEGHRNPVDHKVQQALLEALSDNGDGLSLGLEMVAVDKQQELDDFCKGQVELDALPGELEWSANWGYDFRLFRGLFAIAKQNGVPVAGLNAPSAVTRKIAREGLDSLTDAEKALLPKEIVPPATDQRAFLDAVMTLHRNKDANDLRERELFYLVQSIWDSKMAAEAVRLRRQYDWPVLVVAGAGHVEYGWGIAKRIRWFDPAARILTVMPWRGGGFDSEAGDLFFYSPDTYRSRMGMTLAAQTDGILVESVARGSRADRAGLRPGDLLTEASGVALEGLFNLHLAGTKAHDADEPLVFSVRRGDATFAVDMGKLGKSGSRPKAAPEKPKPEAK; from the coding sequence ATGATCGAGAATGCCCAACGACCCGCGTCGACCCGCGTCCTGTGTTTCTGCCTGTCCGGCCTGCTCCTGGCCCTGGGGGCCTGTGTGCGGACCGCGCCCGGGACCCAGTCGGACATGATGACGCCGCCCCTCTCCGTGACCTTTCTGCCGCAGAAGGGCGACTTCATCTCCAACACCGGCGCGCCCATGCCCCTTGCGGAGGTCGTGGCCGAGGCGCGGGGGTATGACTACATCCTTATCGGTGAAGGGCATCGCAACCCGGTGGACCACAAGGTGCAGCAGGCCCTGCTCGAAGCTCTGTCGGACAACGGCGACGGCCTGTCCCTCGGCCTGGAGATGGTCGCCGTGGACAAGCAGCAGGAGCTGGACGATTTCTGCAAGGGCCAGGTGGAACTGGACGCCCTGCCCGGCGAGTTGGAATGGTCCGCAAATTGGGGTTATGATTTCAGGTTGTTCCGCGGTCTTTTCGCCATAGCCAAGCAAAACGGTGTGCCCGTGGCCGGTCTGAACGCGCCTTCCGCCGTGACCCGCAAAATTGCAAGGGAAGGGCTCGACAGTCTGACCGACGCCGAAAAGGCCCTGTTGCCGAAGGAGATCGTGCCGCCCGCCACGGATCAGCGCGCCTTTCTGGACGCGGTCATGACCCTGCACAGGAACAAGGACGCGAACGACCTCCGGGAGCGAGAGCTGTTTTATCTGGTCCAGTCCATCTGGGATTCCAAGATGGCTGCCGAGGCGGTGCGGTTGCGCAGGCAATATGACTGGCCCGTGCTGGTGGTGGCCGGGGCCGGGCATGTCGAATACGGCTGGGGCATCGCCAAGCGCATCCGCTGGTTCGACCCGGCGGCCCGCATCCTGACCGTCATGCCGTGGCGCGGCGGCGGATTCGATTCCGAGGCCGGGGACCTGTTTTTCTATTCGCCCGACACCTACCGTTCGCGCATGGGCATGACCCTGGCCGCGCAGACCGACGGCATTCTGGTGGAATCCGTGGCGCGCGGCTCGCGTGCGGACAGGGCGGGGCTGCGGCCCGGCGATCTGCTGACCGAAGCGTCGGGCGTCGCTCTCGAAGGGCTGTTCAATCTGCACCTGGCCGGGACCAAGGCGCACGATGCCGACGAACCGCTGGTCTTCTCCGTCCGGCGCGGCGACGCGACGTTCGCCGTGGACATGGGCAAGCTCGGCAAGTCCGGCTCCAGGCCCAAGGCCGCTCCCGAAAAACCGAAACCGGAGGCGAAGTAG
- a CDS encoding tRNA dihydrouridine synthase, producing MHTIEESLGNDLARRLDRPLAIGGKTVANRLWLAPLAGLGHVAFREVLDGYGGCGLMFTEMCGAKSVPTENPRISPVFRWREEELPRLVCQVAGATPEEMIPAARRVEDCGFFGFDINMGCSVSGIVKKNAGAALLKDPDAALRVVEAVRRTISIPLFVKFRTGWTPDIEPAVRLARRFEDAGVDCLVFHPRVAPDKRTRRPVRGHIKSIAEAVSIPVFGNGDVTTPEDCLDMLETTGCAGVSVGRMAIARPWLFAEWTARRVPPETIFRDYALRLADALDHHFDPVRALKRYKLFTIYFAANFTFGHALQSWFLKAKSMDEIRAAAREHIRPELQLVKQPNLNLFNI from the coding sequence ATGCATACTATCGAAGAATCCCTCGGAAACGACCTGGCCCGACGACTTGACCGGCCGCTGGCGATCGGCGGCAAAACCGTGGCCAACCGCCTTTGGCTCGCGCCCCTTGCGGGGCTCGGCCATGTCGCCTTCCGCGAGGTGCTGGACGGATACGGCGGGTGCGGACTCATGTTCACCGAGATGTGCGGGGCCAAGAGCGTGCCCACCGAGAATCCGCGCATCTCGCCGGTCTTTCGCTGGCGTGAGGAGGAGCTGCCGCGCCTGGTCTGCCAGGTGGCGGGGGCCACCCCGGAGGAGATGATCCCGGCTGCCCGCCGCGTCGAGGACTGCGGTTTCTTCGGCTTCGACATCAACATGGGCTGTTCGGTTTCCGGTATCGTCAAGAAGAACGCGGGCGCGGCCCTGCTGAAGGACCCCGACGCGGCCCTGCGCGTGGTCGAGGCCGTGCGCCGGACCATTTCCATTCCCCTGTTCGTCAAGTTCCGCACCGGCTGGACCCCGGATATCGAACCCGCCGTGCGGCTTGCCCGCCGGTTCGAGGACGCGGGCGTGGATTGCCTGGTCTTCCATCCGCGCGTGGCCCCGGACAAGCGCACCCGCCGTCCCGTGCGCGGTCACATCAAATCCATCGCCGAAGCGGTCTCAATTCCGGTCTTCGGCAACGGCGACGTGACCACCCCGGAAGACTGCCTCGACATGCTTGAAACCACGGGCTGCGCCGGGGTCTCCGTGGGCCGCATGGCCATCGCCCGGCCCTGGCTCTTCGCCGAATGGACCGCGCGGCGCGTCCCGCCCGAGACCATCTTCCGCGACTACGCCCTGCGGCTGGCCGACGCCCTGGACCATCACTTCGACCCGGTCCGCGCGCTCAAGCGGTACAAGCTGTTCACCATTTATTTCGCCGCCAACTTCACCTTCGGCCATGCCCTGCAATCCTGGTTTCTCAAGGCCAAGTCCATGGACGAAATACGGGCCGCCGCACGGGAGCACATCCGGCCCGAACTACAGCTCGTCAAACAGCCCAACCTGAATCTCTTCAACATCTGA
- a CDS encoding DUF6125 family protein codes for MSGTNADNVEALAGIIRQLAAHYGLWLAESVHQLGLDTALDAEAQAGDRLQAILTDKLERALGREPGGLLAGADPAALDRAAQALRTGWLAADGVWFQAVEKLAGMDAAKRVNDTCWTRFAPLEARRAKANLHLPERGGIPALKAGLAARMYGRLNKWEFAGETNTSLIFRMTDCRVQTARKRRGLDDYPCKSGGIAEYTGFAREIDPRLRCECIGCPPDPHPEEWACAWRFTLVEE; via the coding sequence GTGAGTGGGACGAATGCGGACAATGTCGAGGCTCTGGCCGGAATCATCCGGCAGTTGGCGGCGCACTATGGACTGTGGCTGGCGGAAAGCGTGCATCAACTCGGGCTGGACACGGCTCTTGACGCCGAGGCCCAGGCCGGTGACCGGCTCCAGGCGATTTTGACGGACAAGCTCGAACGCGCTTTGGGCCGGGAGCCGGGCGGGCTGCTCGCCGGGGCGGACCCGGCGGCGTTGGATCGGGCCGCGCAGGCCCTGCGCACGGGGTGGCTGGCCGCCGACGGGGTCTGGTTTCAGGCCGTGGAGAAACTGGCGGGCATGGACGCGGCCAAACGGGTCAACGACACCTGCTGGACGCGGTTCGCGCCCCTGGAGGCCCGTCGCGCCAAGGCCAACCTTCATCTCCCCGAACGCGGCGGCATTCCCGCTCTCAAGGCCGGACTCGCCGCGCGCATGTACGGCCGTCTCAACAAATGGGAGTTCGCCGGTGAGACCAACACTTCCCTGATCTTCCGCATGACCGACTGCCGGGTGCAGACCGCGCGCAAACGGCGCGGACTCGACGACTATCCGTGCAAGTCCGGCGGCATCGCCGAATACACCGGCTTTGCAAGGGAGATCGATCCCCGCCTGCGGTGCGAATGCATCGGCTGTCCGCCCGACCCCCACCCCGAGGAATGGGCCTGCGCCTGGCGTTTCACTCTGGTCGAAGAGTAG
- a CDS encoding cyclase family protein, protein MQTIDLSHAIRTGMPVYPGDEPPNVRRTHFVKKHGFAQTMLTLPSHAGTHVDVAAHLFIEAPTLDWLGPDNFTGWGAVADLTRLEGPVIDQSDLAPLAAVEGLDFALLRTGWDRHWDTDRYYRDYPVLTQTAARFLAGLGLKGVGLDTPSPDPVDSSDLPAHRILFDNGLAIVENLAALGELPSESFIFCCLPLKVMDGEASPCRAVGIAL, encoded by the coding sequence ATGCAGACAATCGATCTCAGCCACGCCATCCGCACGGGAATGCCCGTCTATCCCGGCGACGAGCCGCCCAACGTGCGCCGCACCCATTTCGTCAAGAAGCACGGCTTCGCCCAGACCATGCTGACGCTCCCGTCGCACGCCGGGACCCATGTGGACGTGGCCGCGCACCTGTTCATCGAGGCCCCGACGCTGGACTGGCTCGGGCCGGACAATTTTACCGGATGGGGGGCCGTGGCCGACCTTACCCGGCTTGAAGGGCCGGTCATCGATCAGTCCGATCTCGCGCCCCTGGCGGCCGTGGAAGGTCTCGATTTCGCGTTGCTTCGCACCGGCTGGGACCGGCACTGGGACACTGACCGCTATTACCGGGACTACCCCGTCCTGACCCAGACTGCCGCGCGGTTCCTTGCCGGGCTCGGCCTCAAGGGCGTCGGCCTGGACACGCCTTCGCCCGATCCCGTGGATTCCTCGGACCTGCCCGCGCACCGCATTCTTTTCGACAACGGGTTGGCCATCGTCGAGAACCTCGCCGCCCTCGGGGAGTTGCCTTCCGAAAGCTTCATATTCTGCTGTCTGCCCCTCAAGGTCATGGACGGCGAAGCCTCGCCCTGCCGGGCTGTGGGGATCGCGCTGTAG